In Zingiber officinale cultivar Zhangliang chromosome 1A, Zo_v1.1, whole genome shotgun sequence, a genomic segment contains:
- the LOC122011098 gene encoding uncharacterized protein LOC122011098, which produces MDQDPGANDDPATCSSSSAKGPQCSVISTYRAKIGGALRAVTVVWSKNMMHHSLSVSIDGGLGAATCKVELKPWPFWSKKGSKSFDVDGSHVDVSWNFRLAKFGDGPEPYEGYFVAVVSGDEVVLLLGDRKKKAYKKTRSRPSLEEATPVSKKETVLGKRSFAARATFDSQRSKEHDIVVEHSISDQTKDRDGTELWITVDGAVRLHVANLQWKFRGNEVVWIDQIPVQVIWDAHDWLFKSHALTHALFLFKPGLPEPVAEPPEDGEPEDAATSVSNNDVSAARGSSSEFCFFLHAWKMD; this is translated from the exons ATGGATCAGGATCCTGGCGCCAACGATGATCCGGCCACATGCAGCAGCAGCAGCGCCAAGGGCCCGCAGTGCTCGGTGATCTCGACGTACAGGGCCAAGATCGGCGGCGCGCTCCGTGCCGTGACGGTGGTGTGGAGCAAGAACATGATGCACCACTCGCTTTCGGTGTCGATCGACGGCGGCCTCGGCGCGGCGACGTGCAAGGTGGAGCTGAAGCCGTGGCCCTTCTGGAGCAAGAAGGGATCCAAGTCCTTCGACGTCGACGGAAGCCACGTCGACGTGTCGTGGAACTTCCGGCTGGCCAAGTTCGGCGATGGTCCGGAGCCCTACGAAGGATATTTCGTCGCCGTTGTCTCCGGCGACGAGGTGGTGCTGTTGCTTGGCGACAGGAAGAAAAAGGCTTACAAGAAAACCAG GTCGCGGCCGTCGTTGGAGGAGGCGACGCCGGTGTCGAAGAAGGAGACGGTCTTGGGAAAGCGGAGCTTCGCTGCTCGGGCAACGTTCGACAGCCAGCGGAGCAAGGAGCACGACATCGTGGTGGAGCACTCCATCTCCGACCAGACCAAGGACCGCGACGGCACCGAGCTGTGGATCACCGTCGACGGCGCCGTCCGCTTACACGTCGCCAACCTCCAGTGGAAGTTCCGGGGCAACGAGGTCGTGTGGATCGACCAGATCCCGGTCCAGGTGATCTGGGACGCCCACGACTGGCTTTTCAAGTCCCACGCCCTCACCCACGCCCTCTTCTTGTTCAAGCCAGGCCTGCCGGAGCCCGTCGCCGAGCCGCCGGAGGACGGAGAACCCGAAGACGCCGCTACCTCGGTTAGCAACAACGATGTTAGTGCTGCTCGTGGATCTTCTTCGGAGTTTTGCTTCTTCCTCCACGCTTGGAAGATGGATTGA
- the LOC122037957 gene encoding uncharacterized protein LOC122037957 — MALAAAAALKEATKSLAEGWRIIPRPILETILNNYAHHHRVHQPVIFHGPRGVGKTSLLLHRLLPEWNKGAHVTAYVDFAGEPFATRPWASFSTALELPSLGAIRGRLESELEALVDQGVRRGSIGSRDVFDALNKWHGLHTALKRIIGPNLLSKRDETASVSALWSKAMFTFSSRIGSEEINANLATEEKAISAGGTRKYSMGEVAHMRETAVSIKLAKEVIKMHQEWRREAVRDLNRKGGFSRSLANSSTDWPSLLLDILSSAAEIDFFQPKLVINNVDVLRKAILTDDSTVSATMYHDSFIWRLIALGVNERCLPVVLVTSDSYYSYRAFIDFGFPNIFISRETFGWTPQEAKLHMVSDFFKESEWKVIDEVLGSNPRQLYELYVLKQSGYYPEAYQGDKSNFEDIVDAYLSYLQVTVVNPAMESALLIVQKFAFDAYNGKVSEDRLHFGAPWRHPPRTNDSVSSIMWAKIQLIDFVQSFLITEFGVNYLADQSLEILDDPSLLAMLEVGLLYTQRDPSFVRPITRGIQRCLVRWLVQQKLQMDFRERLEYLWQRIIRGRSYRHLMKESGYKR; from the exons ATGGCGTTGGCGGCGGCGGCAGCATTGAAGGAGGCCACAAAGAGTTTGGCGGAGGGGTGGCGGATCATCCCGCGGCCGATCCTCGAGACAATACTCAACAACTACGCTCACCACCACCGCGTTCATCAGCCCGTCATCTTCCACGGTCCACGCGGCGTCGGAAAAACCTCCCTATTACTCCACC GTCTCCTCCCGGAATGGAATAAAGGCGCCCACGTTACGGCCTATGTCGACTTTGCTGGTGAACCCTTCGCCACCCGCCCTTGGGCCTCTTTCTCGACCGCCTTGGAGCTTCCATCCCTGGGAGCAATTCGTGGACGCCTGGAGAGCGAACTCGAGGCCCTAGTCGACCAAGGTGTGCGCCGCGGCAGCATTGGCAGCCGGGATGTCTTTGACGCGTTAAACAAGTGGCACGGCCTCCACACCGCTCTCAAACGCATCATAGGACCCAATCTCCTCTCCAAGCGTGATGAGACGGCTTCTGTTTCTGCCCTCTGGTCTAAGGCTATGTTCACTTTCTCTTCCCGGATTGGAAGTGAAGAGATAAATGCGAATCTGGCCACTGAGGAGAAAGCAATTTCAGCAGGTGGTACGAGAAAGTACTCCATGGGGGAGGTAGCACACATGAGAGAGACAGCGGTATCAATAAAACTTGCGAAGGAGGTTATCAAAATGCATCAAGAATGGAGGAGGGAGGCCGTTAGGGATCTAAACCGCAAAGGAGGGTTCTCGAGGTCTCTGGCTAATTCATCTACTGATTGGCCCTCACTCTTGCTCGATATCCTCTCCAGTGCAGCAGAAATTGACTTCTTCCAG cCAAAACTAGTTATAAACAACGTAGATGTTCTGCGAAAGGCAATCTTAACAGATGATTCAACAGTTTCTGCTACAATGTATCATGATAGTTTCATTTGGCGGTTGATAGCCCTAGGTGTGAATGAAAGATGCTTACCTGTCGTTCTTGTAACATCAGATAG ttACTATTCATACCGGGCCTTtattgacttcggatttcctaacATTTTTATCTCACGCGAG ACTTTTGGGTGGACGCCTCAAGAAGCTAAGCTGCATATggtttctgatttcttcaaaGAGTCCGAG TGGAAAGTGATTGACGAAGTACTTGGTTCAAATCCACGACAACTTTACGAACTTTATGTGCTCAAACAAAGTGGTTATTACCCAGA GGCATATCAGGGTGACAAAAGTAATTTTGAGGATATTGTGGATGCTTACTTATCGTATCTACAA GTTACTGTGGTGAACCCAGCCATGGAATCAGCTTTACTCATTGTCCAAAAGTTTGCTTTTGATGCATATAATGGTAAAGTTTCTGAAGATCGATTGCATTTTGGTGCACCTTGGAGGCATCCACCTCGCACTAATGACTCTGTTTCATCTATCATGTGGGCAAAGATTCAACTCATAGATTTTGTCCAATCATTTTTGATCACTGAATTCGGT GTTAATTATCTAGCTGACCAGAGCCTTGAAATACTGGACGATCCTTCACTTCTTGCCATGTTGGAG GTGGGATTGTTATATACACAGAGAGATCCATCTTTTGTTCGGCCAATTACTCGTGGTATCCAGAGATGCCTAGTGAGATG GCTTGTTCAACAAAAGCTGCAAATGGACTTTCGGGAGCGTCTGGAATACTTATGGCAACGTATAATCCGAGGTCGAAGTTACCGCCATTTGATGAAGGAAAGTGGCTATAAAAGATGA
- the LOC122037956 gene encoding 65-kDa microtubule-associated protein 1-like: MAVTDTQNPLLGETTCGSLLQQLQLIWDEVGESDEERDKMLLQLEQECLDVYKRKVEQASKTRALLLQSLADSRAELSSVLSALGEKAFAGIPDKSSGTIKEQLASVAPLLEELCIQKEERIREFADVQLQIEKIREEIAGTLKIGQQIETPIVDKEDLSLKKLGEYQSQLQELQKEKGDRLHKVLDFVSTVHDLCAVLGLDFFSTITEVHPSLNDSVSVQSKSISNDTLSKLSTMIVALKEDKKMRLQKLQDLAAQLTDLWNLMDTPMEERELFSHITCNISATVDEVTVPGALALDLIEQAEVEVERLDQLKASKMKEIAFKKQTELEDIYARAHIDIDPASAREKILALIDSGNVEPSELLAEMDSQILKAKEEAMSRKEILDKVEKWMSACEEESWLEDYNRDDNRYNSSRGAHLNLKRAEKARILVNKIPALVDTLVAKTHAWEEDRGMLFMYDSVPLLAMLEEYTMLRQEREEEKRRQKDQKRIIEQHTTEQESVFGSRPSPARPLGSKKVVGPRTNGGASNGTPSRRLSLNAHQSGGNGARSMSRDGKRDSNRAVAPANYVAIAKEDAASHVPATDQLPATP; the protein is encoded by the exons ATGGCTGTCACAGATACTCAAAATCCTTTATTAGGTGAAACCACATGTGGATCTTTGCTTCAACAATTGCAG TTAATATGGGATGAGGTTGGTGAGAGCGACGAGGAACGCGATAAGATGCTGCTTCAGTTGGAACAGGAATGCTTGGATGTTTATAAGAGGAAAGTTGAGCAGGCTTCAAAGACAAGGGCCCTTCTTCTTCAGTCCTTAGCTGATTCTAGAGCTGAGCTTTCCAGCGTTCTTTCTGCACTTGGAGAAAAGGCTTTTGCTGGCATA CCTGATAAGTCCTCTGGCACAATCAAGGAGCAACTAGCATCTGTTGCACCACTTCTGGAGGAGCTGTGCATACAAAAAGAGGAAAGGATAAGAGAATTTGCTGATGTGCAATTGCAAATTGAGAAAATTCGTGAAGAAATTGCTGGAACTTTGAAAATTGGGCAGCAAATTGAAACACCAATAGTTGACAAGGAAGATCTATCATTGAAGAAGTTAGGAGAGTACCAATCACAACTTCAAGAACTTCAGAAAGAAAAG GGTGATAGGTTGCACAAGGTTCTTGACTTCGTTAGCACAGTGCATGATCTCTGTGCAGTTTTGGGGTTGGATTTTTTCAGTACTATAACAGAAGTTCATCCTAGTTTGAATGACTCTGTTAGTGTACAATCAAAAAGCATCAGCAATGATACATTGTCCAAGCTCTCTACAATGATTGTAGCACTTAAAGAAGATAAAAAAATGAGACTACAGAAG CTTCAAGATCTAGCTGCTCAGCTCACTGATCTTTGGAATTTGATGGATACACCAATGGAGGAACGTGAGTTGTTTAGCCATATTACTTGTAACATTTCTGCAACAGTAGATGAGGTTACTGTTCCTGGAGCGCTGGCCCTGGATTTGATTGAACAG GCTGAAGTAGAAGTTGAAAGATTAGATCAATTAAAGGCAAGCAAGATGAAGGAAATAGCTTTCAAGAAACAAACTGAATTAGAAGACATTTATGCTCGGGCTCACATAGACATTGATCCTGCATCTGCCAGAGAGAAAATATTGGCACTAATTGACTCTGGAAATGTTGAACCATCAGAATTACTTGCAGAAATGGATAGTCAGATACTGAAAGCTAAGGAGGAAGCCATGAGTAGGAAAGAAATATTGGATAAAGTTGAAAAATGGATGTCAGCTTGTGAGGAAGAAAGTTGGCTTGAAGACTACAATCGG GATGACAACAGATATAACTCAAGTAGAGGTGCACATTTAAATCTCAAACGTGCAGAAAAAGCTCGCATATTGGTTAACAAGATTCCAG CTCTTGTTGATACTCTGGTTGCTAAGACTCATGCTTGGGAGGAGGATCGTGGCATGCTATTCATGTATGACAGTGTTCCGCTCCTTGCTATGCTAGAGGAATATACCATGCTAAGAcaggaaagagaagaagaaaaacgaAGACAGAAA GATCAGAAACGCATCATTGAGCAACATACCACCGAACAAGAATCTGTCTTTGGCTCAAGGCCTAGTCCGGCACGCCCTCTCGGTTCAAAGAAGGTGGTCGGTCCCCGTACGAATGGAGGCGCATCAAATGGGACTCCTAGTCGAAGGTTATCTCTCAATGCACACCAGAGTGGCGGCAATGGTGCTAGATCCATGAGCCGGGACGGAAAGAGAGACAGCAATAGGGCAGTAGCTCCGGCGAATTATGTTGCCATAGCCAAAGAGGATGCAGCCTCCCATGTGCCTGCTACTGACCAACTTCCTGCTACACCATGA